One segment of Rosa chinensis cultivar Old Blush chromosome 6, RchiOBHm-V2, whole genome shotgun sequence DNA contains the following:
- the LOC121050118 gene encoding uncharacterized protein LOC121050118 isoform X2, whose protein sequence is MCTGNNKLIVASQKVQVQARTLIASAGRNFGSKSHFITGIWWTRLLEALQGNIEGKLSSLDTNFMFHVLAGLFFMWLILRLVQSHLLCCGGKEGKR, encoded by the exons ATGTGTACTGG GAATAACAAATTGATTGTGGCTTCTCAAAAG GTACAAGTGCAGGCTAGGACTTTGATAGCAAGTGCAGGCAGGAACTTTGGCAGCAAAAGCCATTTCATCACTGGGATTTGGTGGACAAG GTTGTTGGAAGCACTCCAAGGGAACATCGAGGGTAAACTCTCTTCTCTAGACACTAATTTTATGTTTCATGTCCTGGCTGGTCTATTCTTCATGTGGCTTATTTTGCGACTGGTGCAAAGCCATTTGTTGTGTTGTGGTGGAAAGGAAGGCAAGAGGTAG
- the LOC121050118 gene encoding uncharacterized protein LOC121050118 isoform X1, whose product MWQTFPARLHYVYVVFLQASGSKFAATHSDNYCFKVQVQARTLIASAGRNFGSKSHFITGIWWTRLLEALQGNIEGKLSSLDTNFMFHVLAGLFFMWLILRLVQSHLLCCGGKEGKR is encoded by the exons ATGTGGCAAACATTTCCTGCTCGGCTTCATtatgtatatgttgtgttcCTTCAAGCATCTGGGAGCAAATTTGCAGCAACACACTCTGATAACTATTGTTTCAAG GTACAAGTGCAGGCTAGGACTTTGATAGCAAGTGCAGGCAGGAACTTTGGCAGCAAAAGCCATTTCATCACTGGGATTTGGTGGACAAG GTTGTTGGAAGCACTCCAAGGGAACATCGAGGGTAAACTCTCTTCTCTAGACACTAATTTTATGTTTCATGTCCTGGCTGGTCTATTCTTCATGTGGCTTATTTTGCGACTGGTGCAAAGCCATTTGTTGTGTTGTGGTGGAAAGGAAGGCAAGAGGTAG